In the genome of Notamacropus eugenii isolate mMacEug1 chromosome 5, mMacEug1.pri_v2, whole genome shotgun sequence, one region contains:
- the PLA2G2F gene encoding group IIF secretory phospholipase A2, whose translation MEDGAQVNPKEFRKKGLVRPLSWKTSVEQTEILFPPVTSFWNATRSIPSIRKLFTITILAGSVLPMVHGGLLNLKSMVETITGRSAILSFVGYGCYCGLGGRGLPMDEVDWCCHAHDCCYQKLFDQGCHPFLDRYEFSVDNETQTITCSEKNETECDKQTCECDKNVVLCLNNQIYHEEYRNYLNIYCKGNTPSCSIYDPPPVEIECRHIPKTPPPPT comes from the exons ATGGAAGATGGGGCTCAGGTCAACCCCAAAGAGTTCAGGAAGAAGGGGCTGGTTAGACCTCTATCCTGGAAGACATCAGTGGAGCAGACTGAGATACTCTTCCCCCCAGTCACATCTTTTTGGAATGCTACCAG GTCCATCCCCAGCATCAGAAAGTTGTTCACAATCACTATTCTGGCAGGCAGTG TCTTGCCCATGGTCCATGGAGGCctactgaacttgaagtcaatGGTAGAAACCATCACAGGGCGAAGCGCCATCCTCTCCTTTGTGGGCTATGGCTGCTACTGTGGGCTAGGTGGCCGGGGTCTGCCCATGGATGAAGTGGATTG GTGCTGCCATGCCCATGACTGCTGCTACCAGAAGCTGTTTGACCAGGGGTGCCACCCCTTTCTTGATCGATATGAATTCTCTGTTGACAATGAGACCCAGACTATCACCTGCA GTGAAAAGAATGAGACAGAATGTGACAAACAGACTTGTGAATGTGACAAGAATGTTGTCTTGTGCCTCAACAACCAAATCTACCATGAGGAGTACCGCAATTATCTCAACATTTACTGCAAAGGAAACACTCCATCCTGCAGCATCTATGACCCTCCGCCAGTGGAGATTGAATGTAGACACATCCCTAAGACGCCACCTCCACCTACCTAA
- the PLA2G2C gene encoding putative inactive group IIC secretory phospholipase A2 translates to MIKLMTGRSALFSYYGYGCYCGLGGRGSAVDDTDRCCQDHDCCYAKLKACCGCQPMFSTYQFHVVNGSVICYGGRSSGSLCGSLACECDKRSVHCFRESLPTYKKNYKFYSQSRCGVNKVAC, encoded by the exons ATGATCAAGCTCATGACTGGGAGGAGCGCCTTATTCTCTTACTATggctatggctgttactgtggcCTGGGAGGCAGAGGAAGTGCAGTAGATGATACCGACAG GTGTTGTCAGGACCACGACTGCTGCTATGCCAAGCTGAAGGCCTGCTGTGGCTGTCAGCCAATGTTTAGCACCTACCAATTCCACGTTGTCAACGGAAGTGTGATCTGCT ATGGCGGCAGGAGCAGTGGGAGCCTCTGTGGGTCGCTAGCCTGTGAGTGTGACAAGAGATCTGTTCACTGCTTCAGAGAGAGCCTTCCCACCTATAAGAAGAATTATAAGTTCTACAGTCAGTCCAGGTGTGGGGTGAACAAGGTCGCATGCTAA